CGGGCATTCTGTGGGGGGTCGTGGGCCTGGCGGCGGCGGTCGGCGCCGCCTGGCTGGTGGCACGGCCGGCGGAGCCGGCCATCCTCGCGTCGCCTGCGGGTTCAGGCGGGGCGCCGGACGGACGGCGTGCGCAGCAGGGCGCCGGGCGGGAGGTGTATGCCCAGCCTGCGCTGGCCAACCGGGCCGAGCAGGTCGGGGAGCTTTTTCCGGCCGGCTCGGCGCCCCTGGTCGGGCAGGCTGAGCCGGTCGGGCAGGCTGAGCCGGTCGGGCAGGCTGAGCCGGTCGGGCAGGCTGAGCCGGTCGATCCGGTCGAGCCGGTCGGGCAGGCGGCGGTCGATCGGGCCGGGCTGCCCCCGGCGGCCCATCCGCTGGCCGACTACCAGCCGATGCACGTGGAGCCGGTGGAGCCGATCATCCCCGCCCCGCCGGAGGACGTGCCGGAGCTTTGGCGGCCGCTGCACGAAACGGTGTATGCGGTCGCCGTGGAGTACCCGGGCCGCATCAGCGTCGTGGCGGTGGACCTCACCACCGGCAGCCGGTACGAGTTCCGGGCGCGGGATCCGTACCTGCCGGCCTCCACCTTCAAGCTCCCCGTCGCCCTCTGCGTGTTGGAGGCCATTGACGCCGGGGAAATGGCCTGGAACACCCTGGTCACCTACACCGAGGAGGACTACGAGCCGGTGGGGGCCGGCGGCTTCGCCCAGGCCGCCTTCGGGAGCCGGTGGACGGTGCGGAACCTGGTCGACCGCTCCCTGATCTCGTCCAACAACGTGGCCGTCAAGATGCTGGCCCGCACGCTCACCTGGGACGGGCTCCTGGCCTGCACCACCGCGATGGGCGGCCCGGTCACCCGCACAGAGGAGGGCTCCACGCCGGTCTCCGCCGCGGACGAGGCGGCGTGGTGGCTGCGGCTGTGGGAGCTGAGCAGGGAGCGGCCCGAGCTGGCAGAGCAGCTCCTCCGGCCGCTGCGCCAGGCGACCTACCGCGGGCGCATCCAGGCCGGCACGCCCCGTCCGGAGCTGGTTACCCACAAGTTCGGCACCTATGCCGGCTACGACCACGACGGGGGGATCGTCTGGGCCGAGCGGCCCTACGCGCTGGTCGTGCTCACCTACGGCGGGGGCGAGTACCTGGCCGACCGGGCCATTGAGCGCATCGCGGCCGCCGCCTGGGCGTCCGTCATGGGAGACGCGGCCGGCCGGTGAACGGGTGCCGCCGCGCGGCGATCCGGTGGGCGGGACGCAGGGATTTCGGGCGACCCGGCAAATCCATTGGACTGGAGGAGCGGGGCCACCATCCGGCGGCCAGGGCGGTGGCCGCATGCAGAGGGGGGAATCCGATGCTGGCTTTTGACCTGTACCGCCATTGGGAGACCGATCTGCGCCCCTTCACCGTGAACGCCTTGCGCCGCATGACGCCGGAACAGCTGGCCTGGAAGCCGCCGGGATGGCACTCCAGCGCCTTCGAGCTGGCCGAGCACATGGCGCTCTGCGAGTGGGTCTGGATCTACCGGAACGCCCTGAAGGTGGTGCCCTGGGAGGCGCGGTGGGAATCGGGCCGTTTCCCCGACCTCGACAGCCTGCTCCAATACTGGGACGAGATCCACCGGGTCACCGTCCAGTGGCTGAAGGACACCCCGATCAGCCAGCTGGGCCGGAAGCTGCCCATGCCGTACCCGGACATGCCGTGGGCGACGATGGACTGGGTGATCTACCACGTGATGGAGCACGAGATCCACCACCGGGGCCAGATCTTCATGCTCATGCGCATGCAGGGGATCGACCCGCCCGAGATCTAGCGGGGCCTCGACACGGAGGCCCCGCTCTCCGCGATGTGCCGCCGCCGCGTGTCGACGGCGCCGCGGCGGGTGTATCCTAGGGATGAGCCGCGGCCGCCCGGCGCCACCGCGCGGCGGCTGCCGGACGGGTCGGGAAGGAGGGGATCGCATGCGGCGATCGCGCGCCAGGATGCTCGGCCGGTACGCCTTCTTCCTGGAGCGGTTCCGGAGCCGGTACGATCTGGCGGAGGCCTACTACCGGCGGGCTCTGGCCAGGGACCCGGAGGATGCGCAGACCCGCCGGCACTACGCCATCTTCCTGGAGACCGTCCGCGGCCGGTACGACGAGGCCGATGCGCAGTATCGCGCCGCCCTGCGCCTCGCGCCCAACGATCCGGCCCTGCTTGGAGACTACGCCGACTTCCTGGAACACGCCGTGCAGGACCTGGACGGGGCCGAGCGCTACTACCGGCGCGCGCTGGAGGCGGACCCGCTGCACCCGGGAAACCTGACCAACTACGCGACCTTCCTGACGGAGGTGCGGGGGGAGCACGGGCGGGCGGAGGCGCTCTACCAGCGGGCCCTGGAGGTGGCGCCGCTGCACCGCAACGCCCTGTTCAAGTACGCGCTCTTCCTGACGGACGTCAAGGGCGCGTACGACGACGCCGCCGAGCTCTACCGGGTGGCGCTGGAGGCCTATCCGGGAAACGGCGCGATCATGGCCAACCTGGCCGGCGTGCTGCTGCTGGGCGGGCAGGCCGGCGAGGGGCGGCGGATGCTGTCCGCGTGCCTCCGGCACCCGGCCCTGCAGCGGCCCACCGCGGACGCCGCCGAGGTCCGGTTCTATCAGGTGGTTTACGGCGACCCGGAGGAGCGCCCGGCCGCGCTGCGCGCCCTGCGCCGCCTGCTGGAGGCGGGCGTCCGCTCGCCGGGATTCCAGCTGGGGCCGCACGTCGCGGCCGCCCGTGGGCAGGGCCACCCCTGGGCGCACTGGCTGGGGTCGCTGGCCGCCGTGCTGACCGGCGAGGCGGAACCCGCGGTCCTGAACCCGTGGGAGGATTGGGCGGAGGCCCGGCCCGATCCCGTTCACTGATCCGGAGCGCGGAGCACCCCCGGGCTCGGAACGCCCGGGGGTGCCGGTTCGCGTGCGCGGGGGTCAGGCCCGCACCTTCACGCCGGCCAACTCCTCCAGCGGCCGGATCAGCGCGGCCTGGTCCGAGCCGCCGTAGCCCAGCGCCCGGGCCTCGGCCAGGAGCTGCTGCGTGACGGCCCCGAGCACCATCCGCACGTTCTCGTCCTTCCCCAGTTCCACCGCGAGGGCGACGTCCTTGTGCAGGTGGTCGATGGAGAAGGCGGCGTCGAACTTGCCCGGGAAGACGAACTGGGGGATGTTGCGGGCGATCTGCGCCGAGTGGCCGGTCGCGTTGGAGATGATCTCGTAGAGCGCCTTGGGGTCGACACCGGCCTTGGTGCCCAGCACGAAGGCCTCGGCCATGGCCGCCGTGTGGATGCCCACCAGGAGGTTGTTGCAGAGCTTGGCCACGGAGCCCGCGCCCACCGGTCCCAGGTGGTGGATTGCCTTGCCCTCGACCTGAAGGTAGGGGAGCACCGCCTCGAAGGCCGCCCGGTCGCCGCCGCACATGATGGTGAGCGTCCCGGCCTCCGCGCCCCAGGGGCCGCCCGAGACCGGGGCGTCGATGAACTGGACGCCCTTCTCCGCGCACATCGCGGCGATGCGCTTGGCGTCCCGCACGCCGATGGTCGAGTGGTCGACGAAGATGTCGCCGGGCTGCGCGCCCTCCAGCGCCTGACGCAGGATGCTCTCGACCACGTCGGGCGTGGTGAGGCAGGTGAAGAGCACGCGGGCGTCCCGCGCCACCTCCGCGGGGCCCGCCGCCCGCCGGCCGCCTTCGGCCACGAGTTCATCGACGACCGCCTGGCTGCGGTTGTAGAGGGTGACGGTGTGTCCGGCCCTGATCAGGTTGCGCGCCATGTGCCGGCCCATGCGTCCGAGTCCGATGAATCCGAGGTTGGCCATCACGGCATCCTCCTCTGCCAGGATTGCAAGTCCATCCTACCATATCCGGGGCGATGCCGGGCGGCGGATCCGGCACGTTCCAGACATGCAGGGCGACGCAGGGCGCAGAATGTGGTACAGTGCA
The nucleotide sequence above comes from Symbiobacterium thermophilum IAM 14863. Encoded proteins:
- a CDS encoding tetratricopeptide repeat protein, coding for MRRSRARMLGRYAFFLERFRSRYDLAEAYYRRALARDPEDAQTRRHYAIFLETVRGRYDEADAQYRAALRLAPNDPALLGDYADFLEHAVQDLDGAERYYRRALEADPLHPGNLTNYATFLTEVRGEHGRAEALYQRALEVAPLHRNALFKYALFLTDVKGAYDDAAELYRVALEAYPGNGAIMANLAGVLLLGGQAGEGRRMLSACLRHPALQRPTADAAEVRFYQVVYGDPEERPAALRALRRLLEAGVRSPGFQLGPHVAAARGQGHPWAHWLGSLAAVLTGEAEPAVLNPWEDWAEARPDPVH
- a CDS encoding serine hydrolase, whose translation is MQRAVTAGILWGVVGLAAAVGAAWLVARPAEPAILASPAGSGGAPDGRRAQQGAGREVYAQPALANRAEQVGELFPAGSAPLVGQAEPVGQAEPVGQAEPVGQAEPVDPVEPVGQAAVDRAGLPPAAHPLADYQPMHVEPVEPIIPAPPEDVPELWRPLHETVYAVAVEYPGRISVVAVDLTTGSRYEFRARDPYLPASTFKLPVALCVLEAIDAGEMAWNTLVTYTEEDYEPVGAGGFAQAAFGSRWTVRNLVDRSLISSNNVAVKMLARTLTWDGLLACTTAMGGPVTRTEEGSTPVSAADEAAWWLRLWELSRERPELAEQLLRPLRQATYRGRIQAGTPRPELVTHKFGTYAGYDHDGGIVWAERPYALVVLTYGGGEYLADRAIERIAAAAWASVMGDAAGR
- a CDS encoding DinB family protein; this encodes MLAFDLYRHWETDLRPFTVNALRRMTPEQLAWKPPGWHSSAFELAEHMALCEWVWIYRNALKVVPWEARWESGRFPDLDSLLQYWDEIHRVTVQWLKDTPISQLGRKLPMPYPDMPWATMDWVIYHVMEHEIHHRGQIFMLMRMQGIDPPEI
- a CDS encoding NAD(P)-dependent oxidoreductase encodes the protein MANLGFIGLGRMGRHMARNLIRAGHTVTLYNRSQAVVDELVAEGGRRAAGPAEVARDARVLFTCLTTPDVVESILRQALEGAQPGDIFVDHSTIGVRDAKRIAAMCAEKGVQFIDAPVSGGPWGAEAGTLTIMCGGDRAAFEAVLPYLQVEGKAIHHLGPVGAGSVAKLCNNLLVGIHTAAMAEAFVLGTKAGVDPKALYEIISNATGHSAQIARNIPQFVFPGKFDAAFSIDHLHKDVALAVELGKDENVRMVLGAVTQQLLAEARALGYGGSDQAALIRPLEELAGVKVRA